The Acanthopagrus latus isolate v.2019 chromosome 13, fAcaLat1.1, whole genome shotgun sequence genome contains a region encoding:
- the nrip1b gene encoding nuclear receptor-interacting protein 1, producing MTHGEEPGPETHKDSAVLTYLEGLLMHPVVAGPGATASGRSEAAHSNQEQGDKVGGPFQLPNHGPTAPKAGTNGPTLGSSQHLKKARLLRSGAWNDPGNQRLSSPPMELNGQGGGLQNGALEGSPHAGESTLLASLLQSFSSRLQSVAMSQQSNKPPSECSSPSKAPPADKEPLPVYGTASSRLKGLMRKSKLQNHSNTPYSRRGHSQDRPPESPRSAHSATPPSAPTTAESVSCAERLKAVANMVKIRSSPAPSPKPSVACSQLALLLSSEAHLQQYSREHALKAQLSGRSASERLAAMANQQHGQDKRPPSAGGTVPGAPDTLSSLTTQNGMTTTTTITTTLPRTALSSPQSPSLLHGHSQSSPPTPPHVPNHTHSQTPREKRGFDSRPTRPPQTCSSLLLLLLNNHNNQKQLTKNGHLEDSCGILPPSGSSSVTSDSECSTQERSLTKDSSDAESSYSSCSPIDLSMRNRAHTQSTGPKTTTPTSTFSSSSSSTSTLSSSTTVFSSTPVAFSPQASAHPSTTTFSPTSTVVSSVSTAISSSSSSSISTSSLDKLTESLINKWKPEPSGSKVSNNKETETNPDLKSHPKLTLMHLLLERRNNEMANKSVGNQELPLDITMATMSRGQTKGLVPWEETRTKSSLDRPVAPAQPLYPLNRDPSSALSPYSYPSPNVQSSPLDLCKSKAFPAEKASEPAFSASKLLQNLAQCGTASSSPPIPSSKGVGQELDASRPLALLERLNAPIHRTTTTPLSDRPSGSGTPFSQKEASPPSSQIENLLERRTVLQLLLGTGSATSTVNRKDRPSGSGRRSVEMAGGCYEKSPSASIICDSSNGPPLDIKVKTEITEEVGLSSAMSEDSNGRKRPSSYEKSSPFSDQQNFKTEPRPAEVIAKYGLLSQLLKQQTATYYTSAAMQTESQPRQVKEEQREYPSPSPKKRRLCSDRTDSLNNMSSPRAVDNDTNFFASSAVQEEPAQQRSLKEEEAPPRSPPSETLTRESRGFNVLKQLLLSDNCLKELSQQPRGTPSPSVLQSNGKANGSILIQPSHNHSFLHMPSWHPHGSLNSGLPSNLRPLPTPPAGDSPICSPWSRHPAPWPVTQKRDPPTLVKQEPESPVRWSSQENEEEEDEGCDSNLDSPRLSRSNPILYYMLQKGSIQLRREVRDQTEETQSVIRVKEEPISDMHAYEHSLSSTPQSPTHNNKHSHESQGLSQSSE from the coding sequence ATGACTCATGGGGAGGAGCCTGGCCCTGAGACACACAAGGATTCAGCTGTTCTAACTTATCTGGAAGGTTTACTGATGCATCCAGTGGTAGCCGGGCCAGGGGCCACGGCTAGTGGAAGGTCTGAGGCTGCCCACAGCAACCAGGAGCAGGGTGACAAGGTGGGTGGGCCCTTCCAACTGCCCAACCATGGCCCCACAGCCCCCAAAGCTGGAACCAATGGGCCTACACTAGGTTCTTCACAGCACCTGAAGAAGGCCCGTCTACTGCGCTCTGGAGCCTGGAATGATCCAGGGAACCAGCGGTTGAGTTCCCCCCCAATGGAGCTGAATGGCCAAGGGGGAGGCCTGCAGAATGGAGCATTAGAGGGGTCCCCTCATGCTGGGGAGAGCACCCTGTTGGCTTCCCTGCTTCAGTCATTCAGCTCACGGCTTCAGAGTGTGGCAATGTCTCAGCAGTCTAATAAACCTCCCAGTGagtgctcctctccctccaAGGCACCACCTGCAGACAAAGAGCCACTTCCTGTGTATGGGACCGCCTCAAGCCGCTTGAAGGGCCTCATGAGGAAGAGCAAGCTTCAGAATCACAGCAACACACCTTACAGTCGCCGGGGGCACAGTCAGGATAGACCACCAGAATCTCCTCGGTCAGCACACAGTGCCACGCCTCCATCTGCTCCTACAACTGCTGAATCAGTGTCCTGTGCCGAGCGTCTGAAGGCTGTGGCCAACATGGTGAAAATTCGTTCCAGTCCAGCACCTTCACCCAAGCCCAGTGTGGCCTGCAGTCAACTGGCCCTGCTGCTGTCCAGTGAAGCCCATCTCCAGCAGTACTCCAGAGAGCATGCGCTCAAAGCCCAGCTTTCAGGAAGATCTGCCAGTGAGAGACTAGCTGCCATGGCAAACCAACAGCATGGCCAGGACAAAAGGCCACCTAGTGCGGGAGGGACTGTGCCTGGAGCCCCAGACACACTAAGCTCCTTAACAACCCAAAATGgaatgacaacaacaactacaataacaacaacactcCCTCGAACAGCCCTGTCCAGTCCACAGAGCCCCTCTTTGCTGCATGGCCATAGCCAAAGCTCCCCACCCACTCCCCCACATGTTCCAAACCACACTCACAGCCAAACACCTAGGGAGAAGCGAGGCTTTGACTCACGTCCAACCCGTCCCCCCCAGACATGcagcagtctgctgctgctgctactcaacaaccacaacaaccagaAGCAGCTGACCAAGAATGGGCACCTGGAGGACAGCTGTGGCATTCTGCCACCAAGTGGCTCCTCTTCAGTTACATCAGACAGCGAGTGCTCCACCCAGGAGAGGAGCTTGACCAAGGACAGCAGTGATGCAGAGAGTTCTTACTCAAGCTGCTCTCCTATTGACCTCTCCATGAGAAACCGGGCTCATACACAAAGTACAGGGCCCAAAACTACCACCCCCActtccaccttctcctcctcctcttcttccacctctACCCTCTCTTCTTCCACCACAGTATTTTCCTCAACCCCAGTTGCGTTTTCTCCTCAAGCTTCTGCTCACCCCTCCACCACAACCTTTTCACCAACCTCTACTGttgtctcctctgtttccacAGCTATttcttcgtcttcctcctcctctatctctACATCCTCCCTTGACAAATTAACAGAATCTTTAATAAACAAGTGGAAGCCAGAGCCATCAGGATCAAAGGTGTCCAATAACAAGGAGACTGAAACAAACCCAGACCTGAAATCCCACCCTAAGCTCACACTCATGCATCTTCTTCTTGAACGCAGAAATAATGAGATGGCTAATAAAAGCGTAGGTAACCAGGAATTGCCACTTGATATTACTATGGCCACCATGTCTCGAGGCCAAACAAAGGGCCTGGTGCCCTGGGAGGAGACCAGGACAAAAAGCTCCTTAGATAGACCTGTAGCTCCAGCCCAGCCCTTGTACCCACTTAATCGTGACCCTAGCAGTGCACTATCCCCATACTCATACCCCTCCCCCAATGTCCAGTCCAGCCCACTGGATTTGTGTAAGTCTAAAGCCTTCCCCGCTGAGAAGGCTTCAGAGCCTGCCTTCAGTGCCAGTAAACTGTTACAGAATCTGGCTCAGTGTGGCACAgcttcttcctcccctcccatccCCTCCAGCAAAGGGGTGGGTCAGGAGCTTGATGCCAGCAGACCTCTTGCCCTCTTGGAAAGGCTCAATGCTCCAATCCATAGGACCACCACCACTCCTCTCTCCGACAGACCCTCAGGCAGTGGCACACCTTTCAGTCAGAAGGAagcctctcctccctcatcaCAGATCGAGAACCTTCTGGAGAGGCGCACAGTGCTTCAGCTCCTTCTTGGAACAGGCTCAGCTACTTCTACAGTCAACCGCAAAGATAGACCGAGCGGCAGTGGAAGGAGGAGTGTGGAGATGGCAGGGGGGTGCTATGAGAAGAGCCCCAGTGCTTCTATCATTTGTGACAGCTCCAATGGGCCCCCTTTGGACATTAAGGTCAAAACGGAGATTACGGAGGAGGTGGGGCTGTCCTCAGCCATGTCTGAGGACTCCAATGGCAGAAAGAGACCTAGTAGCTATGAGAAGAGTAGTCCCTTCTCCGATCAACAGAACTTTAAAACAGAACCACGGCCTGCAGAGGTCATAGCAAAATATGGCCTCCTCAGCCAGTTGCTTAAACAACAGACTGCTACCTATTACACCAGTGCTGCTATGCAGACTGAGTCACAGCCGAGACAGGttaaagaggagcagagggagtaCCCGAGCCCCAGTCCCAAGAAGAGACGCCTCTGCTCTGATCGGACTGATAGTTTGAATAATATGAGCTCTCCTCGAGCAGTGGACAATGACACAAACTTTTTTGCCTCTTCTGCTGTTCAGGAAGAGCCTGCACAGCAGAGGAGTctgaaggaagaggaggctCCACCTAGGAGCCCCCCAAGTGAAACCCTTACAAGAGAGAGTCGAGGCTTCAATGtgctcaaacagctgctgctctctgacaaCTGCCTGAAGGAGCTGTCCCAGCAGCCCCGGGGGACGCCCAGTCCTTCTGTACTGCAGTCCAATGGCAAGGCCAACGGCAGCATCCTCATTCAGCCTTCCCATAATCACAGCTTCCTCCACATGCCCAGCTGGCACCCCCATGGTTCCCTTAACTCAGGGCTTCCGAGTAATCTCAGACCACTGCCCACCCCCCCTGCAGGTGACAGCCCTATTTGCAGCCCCTGGAGCCGCCACCCGGCTCCGTGGCCAGTCACTCAAAAACGGGACCCTCCTACTCTTGTCAAACAGGAGCCTGAGAGCCCTGTGCGATGGAGTAGTcaggagaatgaggaggaggaggatgagggcTGTGACTCAAACCTGGACTCTCCACGGCTCTCACGTTCCAACCCCATCCTGTATTACATGTTGCAGAAGGGCAGCATTCagctgaggagggaggtgagggatCAGACAGAGGAAACCCAGTCTGTGATCAGAGTTAAAGAAGAGCCAATCAGTGACATGCATGCCTATGAACATAGTCTGAGCTCCACCCCACAATCACCGACCCACAACAACAAGCACAGCCATGAGAGCCAGGGGCTGAGCCAATCATCTGAATAG